The following nucleotide sequence is from Zingiber officinale cultivar Zhangliang chromosome 10A, Zo_v1.1, whole genome shotgun sequence.
AATGCTCCTCTCTATTGACTTTGACCACCTCGtaatcttgactttgaccttcgcATCATTTTTGAGGTCCATTTACTATAACCCATATCAGAagtaataaatagataaatattgAAGTAGACACATATGAAATAAAAAggctaatttattattttatcataAAAGTACCTAAGTTTTTTGGTTGGTCTAAGAAtacataattaattcaaaattagaccgattttaaaataaaataggcTCTTTTACTCTATTAATTCCATAAAAGTACCGAAGTAATTGTTGCTTACCACTTcactaatttaataaatttataaagtATTTAAATTACCTTTAACTTTATTTTGCATTATAAAATAgtgaagtaaaaaaaatgatactCACTTCaccaaattaaacaaatatacaataaatatctataaaattaaaaatcaaatttaatttgcaTTGACCCAATTAATAGGGTTAAAAACAACAAATAAAATCCACAAGTTCAAACTTAAAACaggtttaactaacttaaaacaTATTTAACCTAATGTACACCCGTAGGCATCCAGTAGATGAATCCATTCCATTCCCTTCATcatcatattgaaattgattaaaATTGATTGAAATACTGATTCTTAGTTGATATTGTAAActgaatataaaaaatataatattaataatttgaATTGAAATAATAGTAAACAAGTCCAGATGTATTTAAACTTATAACCTTAGAAGAAATAGAAGTTCCATCTTAAATCGTATGGTCTCTAAACCAATCTCTTATAAGCAGTAAGAGTCCCTGATGAAAGAAACCATTAGTTGGTAAGGAACAGGACATGAAGAATCattaaagaataaaaataaagtcAACATAAATCACATCAAAAGAACAAAAACAATATGCAACAACTTTGATATGCATGATGATAATTTATAGAATCATGATTTTACGTAGAATTGATTTAGGATCAGAATCGAATTGATCGGGATTAAATCGTAGAATCATACGATTCTAtcaaaaacccttaaaatcttatcatatattattaataactagaaaaaaaatatctaaaatctcatTTATATATAAATAGATAACTAATTGTGCATATATATGAAATCATTTatactcaacatctcatattacattactacatgtacaaatttaaattaactagtaatttaaCTACTATTCTTGTacagtaataatatttatatttttatatttttatattataaaatgaaataatataaaatttctattaacacaataaataataacacattcaatttcaaaaatattttcttgatttataagatGATCTAATTTAAAGGCCAACAAAGCACCTAACATATATAACATAAGCTATTGAATATTTTGATTCAAAACAAATATGAACgccggaaataatcttctaaagattgGTTGATGCtacacaatactagacaatagacatccaaaaattcattattttggggaaaagaaatgacagaatattattgataaaaaattaactcaaaattaattatatatatgtttaaataatttaaaaccctaacaagatgaaaaaaaatagataaaatctTCTGGACCtccgaaaaggatttaaataatatttttttgggTTTAAAATAGAGTGGTTAatgataaactttgaaatttattaaagatctctgaacgaactttgatttgatatattataggtccCGTGACTCAATCCGAGTTAAAAATTATGACCTCTCAAAATTTTCACCGATCCTACTCCGATTCTGGTGTAATCCTATTATGATCATATCGATTTTGTTCCGATCCTACTACGATCGTATTACAAAAATCGATTCTATACGATCTTGGATCAATTTGTGCTTGTGCAAACATGGGGCACGACTACCTTTCACTGCCCGTGCGCAACTTACCACCTCATGGCCGGCAACACTTTCCTCCAATTTTTTTTGTTCCTTGTTGCTCCCCTCTGAAAATgattaaaatgatattttttggatTTGAAATAGGGTGAttaatgaaaaattttgaaatttattaaagatctctgaacaagctttgatttgatatattataagtCCCGTgattcaatccgagtcaaaaatTATGACCTTTCAAAACTTTCACCGATCCTATTCTGATTCTACTCCGATCCTGTTACAGTCATACtgattctgctccgatcctatTACAATCATACTGATTCTGTTCCAATCCTACCGGTCTTGTTGCGATCATACTACAAAAATTGATTCTACACTATCCTAGATCGATTTGTGCTCGTGATTTTACAAACATGGGGCACGACTACCTTTCACAGCCCATGCGCAACTTACCACCTCATGGCAAGCAACACTttcctccaattttttttttcttgttgctCCGCTCCATGTGCTAAAGAGAAATGACTTGTGCCTTTTTACTACTCCTTGCATGTCCATTAATGTTCGACGAAACTATGGTTGAATTGCTCGTGATTGTTGTCTTGTCTCTGATGAGTGTGGCCAGGTTATGAGCATAGTTAGGTCAGTTTGGGTCATAAGCTCATAAGAACCTGAAGTCCAGCTTGCAAACTTGACTGCGATAAAATTCCACTTCAAGAGGGAAGAGAGATTAAGATGGTTCGTAATATCTATGATCTATTAAAATATTCTCATGAACACTAATCAGGAGAGGTCATGACTCATGACATTCATTTAAATTACCACTATATGGAAGTGTTACAAATAAATAACTTATTCAATAAGAGCAGTCTGATTCAAGAATAATGACAATGAAACAGattaatttttacagaaatacaAAAACAACGGATCAAACTATAGAGCAAAGACAAGAGTAGCATTTATGTTCTTCAAAATTTAAAGATATACGAACTTATCAACTGAAAGCAATCACAAGATATAAAATGAAGCAAGAAAAACTTAAGAGAAAATTACACTAGTCCTCCAAGTATGTTCACTATTGTTTCAACCAGAAAGGATAGAGACCACTGCATCGCatgcaaaacaaaagaaaaagagttaccccAAGCAAAACATTTCATTTCTAAAAGAGCAAAATCCAGTATTCATCCTAGTATGTTCGCTATTCTTCATCCAGAAAGGATAGAGTGGTCTCTAATCATTAAATATAACCTGAATAATGATAGTTTCCAATCATTAAATATAGGCAATTCTATTGTTCTTACTTTATAGATATTGCAAAATTGTACACGTCTGACTTTTCTGTGTGAATATCCTTCCTCATAATTTCTGGTGTCATATAGATGAAAGTTCccagtgtgtgtgtgtgtgtgtgaatatCCTTCCTCATAATTTCTGGTGCCATATAGATGAAAGTTCCCAccatttttgtgtgtgtgtgtgttgccAGATGACCTCCAGTTGTGAACTGATATATGTTTAAGATCCTTCATGTATGAAGCCAAACCGAAGTCAGCTAGATGTGGATGAAAATTCTTGTCAAGCTGCATTATGAACCACCTTAAGTATCACATTGTTTAAGGATACGCATATGCTAGATGATAAAAAAAGAAGTGCAGAAATGCTTACAAGAGTATTTGCAGGTTTAATATCCCTATGTACAATTCCAAGGTTTTGTAGGTACAGAAGAGCTTTTGCTAAAAAAGACAAATATAGAAAATAAGAATCTAACAGGTATAATAGGTAAACAAGTAGCAGCCTAAAAAGATCACATAAATTAAGGATGCTAAGTTAAGGTTTCAGTACAGTGTATTATTTCTTGTACATGGAACTGATAGGGGAGGTGAAAAAGAATGCACGAGAAGATGAAATGTCAGTTCAACAATACAATGCAAGATGAAAATTTGGAATCTTTTACATGTAGAATAGAAATGCTATCCCCACTCACAGTAAGACGACTTTTAGTAAAAGTTTATTGTGATCAAATAACAATTAAAAGTGAAACAGGTCAGGAacagcttttttttttttatgataatatagatTCAATTTGTAAGTTCATCATTACGGACTAATAATGAACTACCACTTGATCCACAAAAGTTTCCTATTTTACACTATTGCAATAAAACATAAGCAAACTGATATAATCAATCAGGACCACGATCCACACCTAGGTCATAAGCAATGGAGATCACTTCATCCACGCTGGGGCTCCATCCATTAGCGTGCAGTCTCTCGGGAACCGATCACCTCAGAGTTAGTCAACGAGGGATATTTTCATTTCTATAAGTATTTCTATTCGTTTGATTGCATACAGTGATATTGATTGAGCGGCTTAGTCTGATACTTGACATTTAATTATAGATGGGTGCATGTTTCTTGGTACCTCTCTAATTGTTGGAAAGTAGGTCATCCATAATATCAAATAGATCATTTTCTTTTTTGGTAAATTTACTAATGGCTATAGGCATAGCGATCCTCTTATTTAACTACTGCAATCATTTCTGAACACTTCCTAGCATTTCCAAAACATAGGTTAGTCGATTATATGTGGACTTTTTCTAGTTCCATGCCCCGTACAATGATAGGCATCAAAGATACAAATTATCCTTTTCTATTGGGCCACAAACCAATCTAGGTAATAAATCCATGAGCCCAAAGAACTATTAGGTGAGCTTGAGTTTTTCCAATTTGAGCCTACTCCGGTCGATACGGATAATACTAATATTATTCAAATTGCTAATAATCTAGTATTTTATGGAAATAAATTATCGCTCAATTCGAAAGTATATAATGTCCATGTAATCACTCTTTTGCATATCACTATTGAAATCTAAATTGTTGATATCTTTAACATCACCATTACTTTTTTTTTGACAAATTGATACTTATTTTCCTTCTCGTTGACAAATTATACTTAGTGATCATCTTACATTAATTTGATAAGGGATACATTGGTAGTGATGGACTTTAtttttagaagatatgttatttttattgcatttttaactttaatttgtacttaattaaatatttttagctTGGGGACGGATTGGTGGAAATGTAGGGAATGAGTGAATCATCTTTTACAATCAGGAGAAGAGATACAATACCCTTGGGCAATAGTGCAACCACTGTTAAGCCCTTCGAATGATTAATCATTTAGGATTCTAGTGAGATAataactttagaaactttggcaGCTTGAATAAACCTCCACAAATAATTCCCGAAAAAACTTTAATAGGATAAAATTGATCACCTTCGGAATTAATTGGGATCAGAAATCAATCACCTTTAGAATTAATTGGGATTAGAATTAATTGGGACCAGACATATAGAAGTATCATTATACAGTAATGAATTGGAACCAGACACATAGAAGTACACTAGCAATTatgaaatttataatttattttacgtATGGACTAGAGATTTATTTTATCATAATTATATCATTAGCTGTCTATTTATTATTATCTATACTTAATATattaattgtatatattttcttatttaaaataatttgtacaataatattttatttaattattatttaatggAAAGTGAAAAAAATAGCAATCCCTATTTAATGGAAAGAACCTTGGAAAGGAATTTACTAAAATTTGACATCACTTTCTTACTACTGGACAATTGTCAGCATCCAGAAATGAAATAAGATTCTTAATGAGAAACACAAAAGATTTATGTTCTACTCGTCTTCTCTTCCGTTGAGCATGCTACGTCTACTTCATCTACCTAATACACGCAGAACAGAGCAGAAGAGCAAGAGGAACAGAGCTTTTCTTGTTTACTATGGGGAGAGGATCGAAGATCCAAATATCTACGTTTGGGCCTGctttttcttctcctctgctGCATCTGCCGCTTCCACCTGCTTCTTCGCCGTCTCCAGATCCGCCTGGCTCGCCTCTTCCTCGCTCCTGGCCGTCGCTTTCTTCGCCTGCATGCGCCAAGGAATCAGAAAACAGAAAACAAAAAAAGGAGAAGGAGCCGATCGTTAGTCTCAATCAGGTACCAGTCCTGCGATTGAGGCCTTGGCGTCCTGCAGGCCTTCTTCCACGGAAGCCGAGAAGGCGACCCAGCCCTTCTTCATCGTCGAGGCTTCTTTTCCGTTTCCGTGCTCCATTTGCCGACCGCGATGCTGCTTGGAGTTCCGCGGACATAAACAATGAGTCCGCTACGTGTTCGATCCGAATTCTGCTGCGTGGATGCGAAACGGAGACACGCGTCCTGCCTTTGGCTTCGACGGGAAGAAATGGCTAATATTTAAGTTCAATTAGTTTGGTACAGTTCTCgataatgaaaaataatttttttaattcagtttccatttaatattatttttcaaggaAATAAGAATCTCTTTTGAAAGCTCCCCGAGCAAACCAAATGAATATTTTATTCGGTAATCCTTTCCTTTCCATGATCGGTTCTTCACCGGTTACTCTCGGATAAGCAACAGCCCGACGGCCGTGACGACCAGCGTCGACAAGAACCCGAACGGGAGATGCGCGAAGAAGGAGAGCGTGTAGCCAATGGACTTCACTCGCTGAGCCTGCTCGCACACTATCAAGTTGGCCGCGGATCCCACCAGCGTCAGGTTCCCCGCCACCGTGCTCACCCACGCCAGAATCAGCCACGCCTTGCTTTCTTGGCCGGCAGAGATTCTCGCTGCCGACGCCGCCACCCGAGATCCGAGCAACAGGACTAATCGTCGATCCGATAGAAAAATAGAAACAGGTTTAATTAGTGCGTTTGTAGAGGAGTATGTGGATGATTCGACGGCGAGCATGGTGTACCTGTCGGTACGTTGGAGGCGATGTTGGAGAGGAAGATGACGACGAGAGCGAGCAGCGCGATTCCGCCGGGTTTATCGACCCGAGCGTGAGGTTCTATGAAGTCCCAGAAGGCGCTGGGGATTCCTGTCCGGTTGAAGCCGTCGACGGTGATGAACATCCcgcagaagaagatcaagagcgAGTAGGAGACCTTTTCGAGGCACGGTTGGGCGTCGGTGAAGTCGAGGACGATGAGGACGAGCGCGGCCGTGATCGCCGTCCACGCCATGTTGAGCCCCATGAGCAGCGCCACCAGCATGCCGACGGTGACTAGGTACACGCACGTCCGCCACAGGTAGTGCTTCTTGAACCGCTTCACCATGTGGCTCACCCGCTTTCCTCGACCTTGTCTGGCCGCCGCCTCTTCGCTGCCGTCTCCGGCTGCCGCTGCCGGTTCTTGCGGCGGGGTTGAGTTCGCCGCCGTTGTTGACTCGGTCGTCGTTGCGGGGTTCTCTGCGCTCGTGCCTGCTCTGTTTCTCAACGTCTCTGCGCCCAATGGAGAAATTGAGGATGGATTCGATTAATTGGATGAGAAAgagtctaattttttttttttttttttgattgattGATGTGTGGCGCACCGTTGAGCGATGTGTCGCGAGAAAGAGACGGGAGTGTTCTGATCCAGTCGTCGGAATCCACGGAGGTGACGTGGGACATGGTGGCGGGGAAGAAGCGGTGGGCTATGACGTCCTCCTCGTCGAATGGATCTCCGGCTGCGGACTCCGAATTAATGTTGGATTCGACGTCGTTGTTGTTGTCAACGGACAGTTCCTTGAAGAAGAAGATTAGGAGGATAGAGGCGTTGACGAGGACGCCGAGGAGCATGGCGGGGAGAAGGCCGAGCAAGAACCTGCCGAAGGTGATGCCGCTTAGGGAGGCGATAACAAGGTTTTGGGGGTTGCCGATGGGGGTGGCGGTGGAGCCGACGTTGGCGCTGGAGGCGAGAGCGAGGAGGAAAGGCCGCGGCGGGAGGTTGTTGCGGCGGGCGAGCTTGAGGACGAAGGCGGTGAGGACGACGCAGGCGGTGTCGTTGGTGAAGAAGGCGGAGGAGACGGCGGCGACGAGGCAGACGCGGAATAGGAGGTCTTTTCCGCCCCTGCTCCGCCACGAAAGCAGCGTGCCGAGGTGGGCGAAGAGGTCGGCGCGCTCCAGATAGGCGCTGACTACCATCGTGCCGAAGAGAAGCGCGAGGATCGGGAGGTCGATGGAGGCGAAGGCCTGCTCCGGCGTCATCACGCCGAAGAGCACCATGAGTATTGCGCTGAGGAGCGCGCCTGCGGTCCGTCCAATCGGAAGCACTGGCACCGCCGGAAACACGGCCAGCACCCAAAACACGGAGAAGGCCACCAAGCCCAGCACCACCTTCGATATCGCCGCCACCGCCATGACTTCAATTCTTCACAGAGTGTTTGCTCTGCTTCCACTCAAACCCTCCCATCCAAATACACATGATAAACCTTTTTTCATTTTAGCCACAAACATATTAATCTTTTCATATTACCCGTTgactaaaaataatttaaaagggaaattttcaaaattacacTAATTTAAATTCTCTCTCAAATCTAGTATTTGGAATTATAAAGGGTAGGTAAACAATTAAACAAAGATGGAGGAGGTGAATGAAACGGTCTCCAACTTAATTGGAGTTGAAGTCGTTATTTTAGCACAATTTAGAACGGCTTCATGATAAATTATGAGGGATATTAGTCGTAAAGTCTCTTTGCATCAGCCAACTTAATTGTAGTattttaattaagtattttagtaaaatataattatactCATTTCAAGTATTCCTTAAAGTTAGATTTGCCAGCTCAATAACTCTTAAAGTTTACTCACAGATATGAAGGAAAATAAATTCATATACACATACGGGAGATACATGGTAGGATGAATTTTAGGTCATAAGTTCCTGCTAAATTTGACCCCTTGGCTGTTATATCATAAATGTCATGTATCTACCGTTTGCGTTACACCTTGAGGATCTTAAAATTACATGAAGAGAGGTAAATCACATGATTAATTTATAATCGATCATCAAGTAGCTAGAAGTAGGAGTATTTTTTCTCAAAGATTTGATCCACCAGATAATAGAGCATGCAAAGTTAAATTGTGTTGTGATCTAATGATATTGACCAAGTATGCAGGTAGCTCAACAAAGAAGTTCTGGTCAGTATGTGATGCGCATAGATTACATATACTTTTATGCGTGCTTTGACACACATTCATTTATATTCTTTGAGTATGTTCTATGTTATTATACTCTTTTCATATTTTTAACATAATTATTCTCTTTATCGAATAACT
It contains:
- the LOC122028210 gene encoding silicon efflux transporter LSI2-like, producing the protein MAVAAISKVVLGLVAFSVFWVLAVFPAVPVLPIGRTAGALLSAILMVLFGVMTPEQAFASIDLPILALLFGTMVVSAYLERADLFAHLGTLLSWRSRGGKDLLFRVCLVAAVSSAFFTNDTACVVLTAFVLKLARRNNLPPRPFLLALASSANVGSTATPIGNPQNLVIASLSGITFGRFLLGLLPAMLLGVLVNASILLIFFFKELSVDNNNDVESNINSESAAGDPFDEEDVIAHRFFPATMSHVTSVDSDDWIRTLPSLSRDTSLNETLRNRAGTSAENPATTTESTTAANSTPPQEPAAAAGDGSEEAAARQGRGKRVSHMVKRFKKHYLWRTCVYLVTVGMLVALLMGLNMAWTAITAALVLIVLDFTDAQPCLEKVSYSLLIFFCGMFITVDGFNRTGIPSAFWDFIEPHARVDKPGGIALLALVVIFLSNIASNVPTVLLLGSRVAASAARISAGQESKAWLILAWVSTVAGNLTLVGSAANLIVCEQAQRVKSIGYTLSFFAHLPFGFLSTLVVTAVGLLLIRE